Proteins found in one Promicromonospora sukumoe genomic segment:
- a CDS encoding helix-turn-helix transcriptional regulator, with product MHAELAVTRRHVEDTSIPRLPRIYVPRPRLWQRLDENTEGTVTLIVAPAGAGKTLGVAGWLRAASSRAGTATWVDADSTCTPEQLAARLDGAGSRPDLVVIDDAHLLPAAALRVIDERLNTAPESMRVLLLSRRALPLTQLVPELLGHFAVLPGSLLRLSETESVPLVAGHARTTDAQVIAAVTRHADGWCAAAVLAARELGAAPDPAAAARLLYRDAAARSTGVVGEVFSMLTPRQRHLLLCVSGEGVVSASLAAHLTHDQRAKETLTELENTGLLVTRLPDDGGREGGFRVHPLLVQVVRQHLAAGGVDAVRARSTVVRAVRLDLARGHLPGAFRRLVSIGAPLAAADVLARDGVRMVLDHDGANEVSEFVRTQAQIIDDRPDTWFAIALGCWLEDDVEGARHWGDRILRAHRRSSLAGPAGGDERLDARIACVRLWRLALGLEPAYAAIGHAKRVLAVSQTRGGVREANAEILPVLANELGIAQNWLGELTDAEANLTFAADLAHSRGLGQLKSSALSHLALTQYMRGRERACAELAGDVAAAPNVSDLRFVSARANLAQLLARLLDVPATTAAPVPDFPRDRYHKGDLCTRFWFRIWDARQQVLAGNVAEAQRILAGPGECLRLTDDQLPEHLRIVLLVERALVAVLASDRDTLRSLHGTLELMGAVGESALVQGLRADRDGEPRVAAAAFEVASADAAYAQPPTRALALACEAQLLDALGEPHSAHERLAEAVTATEARRNASPFLGWVRQGTPVETLLRRFVGQPAHGWLNDIVTMGSGRPDITALYASVTATPHELDDVSQALSPPALSPREREVLHELARGATYADISTSLFVSENTIKTHVQRLYVKLSASCRSDALKVARSFHLI from the coding sequence ATGCACGCCGAGCTCGCGGTCACGCGCCGCCATGTCGAGGACACGTCGATTCCTCGGTTACCACGGATTTACGTGCCCCGGCCGAGGCTCTGGCAGCGGCTGGACGAGAACACAGAAGGCACGGTCACCCTGATCGTGGCACCCGCCGGGGCCGGCAAGACCCTGGGCGTCGCCGGTTGGCTGCGTGCTGCCTCGTCGCGGGCCGGCACGGCGACCTGGGTCGATGCCGACAGCACCTGCACGCCCGAACAGCTGGCAGCCAGGCTGGACGGGGCAGGCTCGCGCCCGGACCTGGTCGTGATCGACGACGCCCATCTGCTCCCGGCCGCCGCGTTGCGCGTCATCGACGAGCGCCTCAACACCGCACCGGAGTCGATGCGTGTCCTCCTCCTCAGTCGCCGGGCACTGCCCCTGACCCAGCTCGTCCCCGAGCTCCTGGGCCACTTCGCCGTGCTGCCGGGGAGCCTGCTGCGGCTGAGCGAGACCGAGAGCGTCCCGCTCGTCGCCGGGCATGCCCGGACCACGGACGCTCAGGTGATCGCCGCGGTCACCCGACACGCCGACGGCTGGTGCGCGGCCGCGGTCCTCGCCGCACGCGAGCTCGGCGCAGCCCCGGATCCGGCGGCCGCGGCTCGTCTGCTCTACCGCGACGCCGCGGCGAGATCGACGGGCGTGGTGGGTGAGGTGTTCAGCATGCTCACCCCCCGACAACGGCACCTTCTCCTCTGTGTCTCCGGTGAGGGCGTGGTCAGCGCTTCCCTGGCCGCGCACCTGACGCACGACCAGCGCGCCAAGGAAACCCTGACGGAGCTGGAGAACACCGGGCTGCTCGTGACACGCCTGCCGGACGACGGCGGCCGCGAGGGAGGGTTCCGTGTCCACCCGCTCCTGGTGCAGGTGGTCCGGCAGCACCTTGCTGCGGGCGGTGTCGACGCCGTACGTGCGCGTTCGACCGTCGTGCGTGCGGTCCGGCTCGACCTGGCGCGCGGCCATCTGCCAGGCGCGTTCAGGCGGCTCGTCAGCATCGGAGCACCTCTGGCGGCGGCAGACGTTCTCGCCCGCGACGGCGTGCGCATGGTGCTCGACCACGACGGGGCGAACGAGGTCAGCGAGTTCGTCCGGACGCAGGCACAGATCATCGACGACCGCCCGGACACCTGGTTCGCCATCGCACTGGGATGCTGGCTCGAGGACGACGTCGAGGGAGCGCGACACTGGGGAGATCGGATCCTCCGCGCGCACCGCAGATCGTCGCTCGCAGGGCCGGCTGGGGGCGACGAACGGCTTGACGCACGTATCGCCTGCGTCAGGTTGTGGCGCCTCGCCCTGGGGCTCGAACCCGCCTACGCCGCGATCGGCCATGCGAAGCGCGTGCTGGCTGTCTCGCAGACACGCGGCGGTGTCCGAGAGGCCAACGCCGAGATCCTGCCCGTGCTGGCCAACGAGCTGGGGATCGCCCAGAACTGGCTCGGCGAGCTCACCGACGCCGAGGCGAACCTGACGTTCGCCGCCGACCTCGCGCACAGCAGGGGTCTGGGTCAGCTCAAGAGCAGCGCCCTGAGCCACCTCGCCCTCACCCAGTACATGCGCGGGCGCGAGCGCGCGTGCGCAGAGCTGGCCGGGGACGTCGCGGCCGCGCCGAACGTGAGTGACCTGAGGTTCGTCTCGGCACGGGCCAACCTTGCTCAGCTGCTCGCGCGACTGCTGGACGTGCCCGCCACCACCGCCGCCCCGGTCCCTGACTTCCCGCGAGACCGCTACCACAAGGGCGACCTCTGCACACGGTTCTGGTTCCGAATCTGGGACGCCCGCCAACAGGTGCTGGCCGGCAACGTGGCCGAGGCACAGCGGATCCTCGCAGGCCCCGGAGAATGCCTGCGCCTGACCGACGACCAGCTGCCCGAGCACCTGCGGATCGTCCTGCTCGTCGAGCGGGCGCTCGTCGCAGTGCTGGCGAGCGACCGGGACACGCTCAGGTCGCTGCACGGCACGCTCGAGCTGATGGGCGCCGTCGGCGAGTCGGCACTCGTCCAGGGGCTGCGGGCCGACCGGGACGGGGAACCGCGGGTCGCTGCCGCGGCTTTCGAGGTGGCGTCGGCGGATGCCGCCTACGCGCAACCGCCGACACGTGCGCTCGCCCTGGCGTGCGAGGCCCAGCTGCTCGACGCGCTGGGCGAGCCGCACAGCGCGCACGAACGGCTGGCGGAGGCGGTCACGGCGACCGAGGCCCGCAGGAACGCCTCCCCCTTCCTCGGCTGGGTCCGCCAGGGAACGCCCGTCGAGACGTTGCTGCGCCGGTTCGTCGGGCAGCCGGCGCACGGATGGCTGAACGACATCGTGACGATGGGTTCCGGCCGGCCGGACATCACGGCCCTCTATGCCTCCGTGACCGCGACGCCCCATGAGCTGGACGACGTCAGCCAGGCCCTCAGTCCGCCGGCGCTGAGCCCTCGTGAACGCGAGGTCCTCCACGAGCTGGCCCGAGGTGCCACGTACGCGGACATATCGACCTCCCTGTTCGTCTCGGAGAACACCATCAAGACGCACGTGCAGCGCCTCTACGTGAAGCTGTCGGCGTCGTGCCGCAGCGATGCGCTCAAGGTCGCCCGCAGCTTCCACCTGATCTGA